Proteins from a genomic interval of Desulfitibacter alkalitolerans DSM 16504:
- a CDS encoding DNA-processing protein DprA produces the protein TACLKEGGYTLAFLGNGVDICYPKEHQGLMEAIIEKGAVVSQYPPGTPARRANFPMRNYLISAWAHKILVVEASLYSGSLITAQWGMENNRTVLAVPSGIYHSEGKGTNRLIKNGAQIYIEPYQLALDILDIVEFTEPNDKLKPKHMTFKTHLENSADEIGNSLIEEQILEFLGNMTLNEDQLAQPFQRNLSSFLEALSILELKGKIRRRPGGKISR, from the coding sequence ATACAGCATGTTTGAAGGAAGGTGGGTATACCCTGGCCTTTCTAGGAAATGGAGTGGATATTTGCTATCCAAAGGAGCATCAAGGTCTAATGGAAGCAATAATAGAAAAGGGTGCTGTCGTATCCCAGTATCCACCAGGGACACCTGCCAGGAGAGCCAATTTCCCCATGAGGAACTACTTAATCAGTGCCTGGGCTCACAAAATATTGGTAGTGGAAGCCAGCCTTTATAGCGGCAGTTTAATCACCGCCCAGTGGGGAATGGAAAATAATAGGACAGTTTTGGCAGTCCCCAGTGGAATTTATCATAGTGAAGGTAAGGGCACAAACAGGTTAATCAAAAATGGTGCACAAATATATATAGAGCCATATCAGCTGGCATTGGATATACTAGATATAGTAGAATTTACCGAGCCAAATGACAAATTGAAACCAAAACACATGACGTTTAAAACCCACCTGGAAAACTCAGCAGATGAAATTGGAAATTCGTTAATAGAAGAGCAAATCCTAGAATTTTTAGGAAACATGACTTTGAATGAAGACCAGCTAGCACAGCCTTTTCAAAGAAATCTATCGAGTTTCCTAGAAGCCTTATCCATACTAGAATTAAAGGGGAAAATAAGGAGACGTCCTGGAGGAAAAATCTCCCGTTAA